cggcggctggggctccgccccagaccctggttgctcctgctacgCAGGAGATtgactgggaccgtcgacgcaaacgactcgagcgaagcgagaggagcagtggggtctggggcggagccccagccgccggaggcacacccacaCCCGTAACACCCCCGcctggaccctggctggattcagggtccagggGGTGTGGACCTAACCCTGACTGTTGGCAGGCTTCACGGTGCAGGGCAAGGGCACATGCCAGTAAGCGGTGTCGTTTGTTTATGTGGGACCTGCGATCCAAGGAGATTACGGATGAGAGACCGAGGGCGCAGTACAGGACGGGCCATCACTGAACGTTCGAATTGCACTGGATTGCACTTGTTTCATGAACTGAGTTGAGCGGGTGTTGATACTGGCTGTTTTAGACGGAAATTGCGTCGACTGAAGATTGATTTGTGGTTTCGAGAAGAGGACGAACTGAACTGGAAAGCTGGACCTGGAAGTTCGAAGTGGCCAGTCCGGTTGTCtagcaagagcaagagcatATCTATTTTGATTGTCAGGTGCATGTCAGTGGGCGTACTGTGGCTTAGTATAGAACTGATTAATGAGTTTGGCTAATTCCAGGCCCGTAGGGTCTACAGATGACCATGTCAGACCGCATGCCAAGAGCTTGAATGGTGATCTGTCGATATCGTCAACAACGCTGGTTCAAGACGATTCTTTCAAAGATATGAAACTTCAGTtacagcagcttcttctgtctACTGACTTTGTCATTCAGTCAAAAGTTTctggagttggtgctggtcgGAGACGGGTGGTTGGAACCCCGTCTGACGACTACCTCGAACAACTGGCTCCGATTATAAGAGACTCGATGAAAAAAGGCAATACATCTGAACTAGTAGACACGCTCGAAGGACTGCAGAGACTTAAAGATCGTGAAATAAACCAGATTTGTAGTGGAGACCACAATGAATATATGGCATCAGTGGAGCAGCTATCCGAGGTTGCTCGAGACGCGAACTCTATGAAGGAAAAAGTCGCTATGATTGCAAATAATGTGTCACAATCAGGAGTGAAACTGGCTCTGgcgaaaaagaaatatttaaaaaCCCAGCAATGTCATGGCAATATCTCGTCTGCCATCGAGGCTGTAGAAGCGTGTTTATTAGTGTTGGAACTCACAAATAATGTCCACCAGTTgttgaaagaaaagagaaaattcGCTGCTTTAAAGAGTTTGGATGACCTACGGAATATCCATTTAAAAGAAGTGTCGGATTTCGGATTTGCCCAGTTGGTCGAACGATCTCTTCCAGCACTCACAAAAATGGTCCGTACCAAGACCATAAGCGATACTGATCAATGGCTCAGCGAGCTGAGTTCCAAAAGTCCGACTATCGGTAAAGACATATTTGAGCGGGTGTTGCAACAGAAACATGAATGGAAAAAGTATACCCAGAGTGCACCCCATTATCGCAAGTATAAATTCAATTCACCAGCGGAACTGTCGTTTCGAGAATCTCATGTCAATTATTTAACATCGGATGCTATAGAGATGGATTTTTCCATTCTGTACGAGTCGGTGCTGGTACATTCAAGTTTAGGGCTGTTGCCTCAATTCCAACGGCATTTCGAAACAGATCGTAAAATCCAGCGTGACTATTTAGTACCAAACAGCCTGTCGCCATTTTCTGCTGATAATGCCGAACAGAGTCTGGACGAAGTGGCTAACATTTTCCATGCTGTGGCGGGATTCTGTATTATAGACCGAATTATATCTCGCCGACTACCAACACTGAGACTATCACGAGAAGTCGACGATATATGGGAGTCGCTGAGCAACAAAATCGATACCATATTAACGTCACATATTACGAAAATTAGGGACCCCGAGCTACTGCGTGGGTATAAGAGACTTCTTGGTACGCTGCTAAACGCGATGCAGACTTTTGGATTTGACACGTCCAAGGTTGAagaaattattttgaaattgtttAAATGGTATTCTAAAATGCTTGCTGACGATTTCGAAAAGCTATTTCTCCAGAACTTACAACGAGATGATTACATGCCCATGGTTGTGGAGTCGCCTGAAATATACGACGAAATATGCCGTGTTGCATGGTATAAACCAGATCCTAATGACCGCAAGCGGCCATTTCCAAAACCAGTACCATTTTCAGAAATATACCCATTCTGCTGTACCGAAGTGCGTACTTTTGTGAACCACCATCAGTCGTTTCTAGATGAGCTTCAGCATGATCCAGTTCAAATTGAAGACGTGTTGCAATCGTCGCTAGATGGTCTGCTGTCGAATGTGGTGTGCAAGACTTTTGAAGAGAGATTACAGTCTACGACGAGAGAGCAAATCGTTCAAATCCTGATCAATTTAGAATATTTCGAGTCTGCTTCTGTGGAATTagaaaagaaactggcCGGCGAAAGGATATCGGATAGACGAGGCAAGATCAGTCTGGAAGCCACGGCTGCATTCGCCAAGGCACGTAAGAAAGCAGAAGGACGTATTTTCGAGCTCCTCAattctgttgttgataacTTCCTCGATCTTGCAGACTACGACTGGGGTACAACCGAGCTTACCGATCGACCGAGCTCGTATCTTGTGGATATGGCCAAGTTCCTCAAGACTATGGTTAACTCATCGCTAGTTAACCTGCCCCGGTCCATCAAAAGTTTTGTATATTTTGACGCCTTCGATCATTTATCAAGCTCGCTATTACAGTTTTTGCTAGATTCTGGAGAGAATATCACTCTGGCTTCGGTTGCTAATTTCGATGTTGATGTCAAGTACCTCGACCAGTTTGTCAACGAGCTAGGAGCCGATGCCAATGATCTGAGTATAACCACGACTGTAACCGAGTTACGCCAGAACGTGGATCTGTTGCTCAATGGTAGTATTGAAGACTATGTTGATCCTCTAATTCGTATGAAGAAATACGACAGAGTCAAACCGGAAAATGCCCAAGCACTATTTGCAAAGATCAGTCATGCCAAACAACAAGAGCAACTGGGTTCGGAAGGTGATAGTAGCacaaccaccagcaacGGAAGACTCTCTCAGCTGTCTATCAGAGAATCTTTCTCGTCTGCATCAGCCAGTCTGTCACCAAAATTACCATCGCCATCCTCTTCAAAGCTCATGAAAATGTACCAAAAGGGCGTGGGCAAACTCAACGACAGAGTCAACTGATATCTACACTCCATGCATCATCCCGtcattttttatattatatatactCCGTTACTTTAACCTATTTACATGACCGTATGTTATTGACCAATCGATCTTTTATCCCCAGAACCAGCCCTTTCTTCCAGTCTGTGGCTTGCTCTCGGGTTGAAGTGCAGTCTCCGAGACGCTCTCatgtttcttcttgaacGCCACAACTGCTTCGTCTAACGAATTCTCCAGATCTGAAACTTGTGCTACAAAGGCTGTTAGCCACTACTTTTCTTTCCACaattgcctccggcggctggggctctgccccagaccccgctgctcgctttgctcgtTGCTTCAATCCCCTGGCAGGATTGAAAATCATGCAACTAGTTATAACGTCTGTAAGAGAGTACCAGCCAGAGGATGCATAAAACGACTAAACGAAGACTTACTTGTGAGTGTGGTTCTCTTCTCTTCGAGCTCCAGCTTTCGCTTCACAGCTTGTAAGCCGAAATATGTCACAAGAACTGTCAAAAAAACCTTAGAAAGAGGAATACCAAACATATCAAATAGAGACGCACGGTGGTTTCTTTGGACAGAATAGCTCCTGGCCCACTTTTGAGCTGGACTTCGCATCGCTCGGAACATAGCGACTTATACTCTTTGATGTATATTTCAAGTATATTTCAATTACAGTCGATCTTGTGAAGTAGATAACATATTCGGGTAAGATCGGCAACTGTGGTTTTATAGTGAAGTATGGGTTTATATCGACCTCATTAAATTACATTTCCCCATCAGAAAAATTGGATTCCTTTATAGAAGTCTGATCGAACCTGACCGAAGCGTGAGAATGTCCGAGTTGTAATATGAATAATAGAGTAATTGATGATATGATTCACTTTTGTTAACAATGTTCAGATGCCGCTCATCACTGTTAGCCTTCGCTAGTCATAGTAcattatatattaaataCAGCTCCTAATGCTTAATTCTATCTCGTTTTTTACTATTAAATTTGATCATCTCTCCAAGTTTGGTCTCTTGGAATGAGAAATCGGGGTCTACCATACAGAAAACATGGTGCAATAGTCGTTGTGCAGTTGGTCTCTTTTCGGCGTCAATGGTGAAACACTGGTCGAGGAAGTCTTTACCCAAAGCACTTACAAACGGTTTTGTATCCTCTGGAATGGGTGGTGCTTGTCGTGATGTTCCCAATTTGTACATTGCTCCGATGGCTTCATCTGTAGACCATGGTCTTCGTCCAGCAAACATCTCTAATAGGACGCAGCCCAGAGACCACACATCTACTTTGGCACTATAACCTTGTCTAGCATTGTGAACAACGTTATGAactacttctggtgccatCCAAAATATAGTTCCTTGCATCGACATTTCCGCATCATTGGCGTATATATCACCTGAAGTGTTAGTAAATTCTAGTCTACAAATGTCCAAGCTTCGTACTTACGACTCTTCTTTGAAATTCCAAAATCAGAGATCTTACAAACACCATCTACATCTAATAGGAGGTTATCAGCTTTGAGATCCTAAATGGTTAGTATTTGATAATATCATTGCGCAAGATGTCAAACCATAGAGAATTGCACATGAATCTCACAAATCCCATGGTACTCTTACTTACTCTATGAAGGATGCCTCGTGAGTGAAGGTATGAAAGTCCATCAAGAACCTGGTGAGTAAGGGATTTGATAATAGGTTCTTCGAACCTGCCATACATTCGCAAGCATCGTCCTACTGATCCACCAGGAACATATTCAAGAAATAGGTTGTACACGTCAGGAAGAGCTTCAAACCCAAGATACTGCACAATATTGAGATGGTCCAGGTCTTTAAGAGTCTCAACTTCCGAGTGAAGCGCCCCAACAACCTCTTTCTGACGCTCGCTATCTTTATCACTTATACTTTGAGGAACTTCGACTTGCTTTACTGCCATCATTTCGCCTGTTGTCGCATTGAGCGCCAAATATACCTTGCCAAATGTGCCTTTTCCAATAAGCTCACCCTTGACCCATACAAACTGCTTGAATTCGCCCTTTTGATCACGAAGCGTACTGAGATTTCCATCACGAATCTCATTTGGCTTCATTTCAACCACTTTCTGGCCCCACATTTTGGTGCTCTTTCGACGTAATAGTGCGCCGCTGGTAGGGAGACCAGAAGCGTTTGCTGACGAGAATCGCTTTCGCGCTTCGCTAGCTTCTCGAGCTACAATACGCAGTGATTTCATTCTAGTTGGAACTCTTAATTTTGCTGCGGGGAATTTAGAGTTGGTGACAGTCGGGCCATTGTGAGCATCTGAAGTTATAGCCTCTGCCACAGACAGTTTACGTTCTGTATCTTGCTGAGTAGATGCTGGTAGCGTggtggcagcagaagcagcagcagcagcggcagttGGTTTGGCTGCTCGTTGCTCTCTTATCTTTACAGGTTGTATCCTCCAAGGTTTACTCTGATGAACAGGTGATTCCTTGGGCTCAGTTACTGGTGCAAGTCCGCCAGACGTCGTGAGTGTTGCATTCTCTGTCTCCACTGCTGAACTGGCAATGGGAGAAAGTggatcatcatcaataatTGGCTGATCCAAATCAGTATTTGGAAAGAATCGATCCATGTTATCGTACACAACTTCTGGTGGAGGTCGTACGGCCCATGAAGTTCCATATTCATCCACAATCCTTACTGGAGATGCTATAGTAGATGACGACTTATAAGGGGTGACTGGAGACAAAGCCGGGTGGCTAACTGGAGAGCTGGTGGTTTCGACATGAAGCTCTGGTTTAGGTTCAACCAATGTCGGTGGTTTCTTGGCCCACaaaccatcatcatctgaagaatcatcatcgtcgtcatcgtcaaaAGCAGGTGCTCCTTCAAAGGAAATCTCATTTTCCGCAAACTTTTCATCTGGACCCATTGACTTTTCAGTTGATGGGCCAAGAGGACTGGGACGGCCAAATTCTGGCATCTTAAATATGGGTACCATTGTCCCGTTGTCACTTGAACTGCTATTACTGTTCCCTTCATTGGGTGTTAGCATGGATGTGTTTACAGAAAGCGTACTAGGTGACCTAGAACCAGTCAGCGAATCAGATCCCTTTCTAACCGGTTTCCTAGCTACAGCGTTTTGCGAGGTATTACCCACATATGGCATTGGAATGAGAGTCTCGCTCTGACCAGGACTATAAGTCTTAACAGATGTATTTGGAGGAACGTCCTTCGTATTGAGTGTGACTTTAGTGTTCGGAGGtgtagaagaagcaggtTTTGTAGCTGCTGACAAGCTTGATTGCGATGTTGGAGGAGGTGTACCAACACTAGTCTTGGCTTCTTTTGAAAGAGATGAACTATTTTTCTTATCTACCGTGCCTTGTCTCTTTAAAGAGGTAACACTCTTTATAGACTGAGAACGAGTCAGACTCTTAATTGATTGCGATCTGCTGACTGGCGGTGGAGGCGGATCACGAAGTGCAACAAGATTGGACGACGCTTTACGTTCATATGGAGATGGCCTACGGTCGTCGAAATTAATCTCTCTCCTTGCTGGTCTGATAACCTTAAACGAATCATCAGAAGGTCGATATTGAGTTTTAGGAACACCAGTCTGCTGTTCATTCAAAGCtgtagtagtagcagttCCAGTTGCAACACCGCCAGGATTAGTACCACCAGAATCGCCCTCATGAGGCACTAACCTGATAGTTGGAGCATTCGAGTCTGAAGAAACATGGATTTTAACTGGAGATTTGACCTTCTCTTGCTGATTCTGTGTATTAATCTTGAAATAATCTGTATTAGCCGAGTTCCCGCCATCGTGTAACATATGCGACGGGGTATTGAGAAATTGGAAAGGCTCATTCTGAGGCGATAGATCGGATAGTGACAGGCTACTGGATGATTTGTGTGGATctgaaagagaagaagatgtcGAGGACACAAACAGTTTTATACAATCTGACATCTGATGAGAATAAGAAGTATGTAAAACATCATGGAGCATAGAATCCTCAAGTGCCTGGCCCTTTTGACAGCCAAACTCCGTAAGATGGACCACAATATTGTGAACATCCAGACCCAGCTCAGTAGCTACGACCGATTTCACCTTGGCAACTGACGACATGTCAGGTATTGATATTGCTGTAAACGTTTTGTTGTCTATAGTGGCGAGAATGGTCTGTTTTCCGAGCGACGGAACAGCTTCTTTCTGGGGGCGATACTTAGGGTccaagaaaatgaacttATCAACTGCTTTGAATGGacttgtcttcttctggacGGGAATATTGTACAAAGGAGACGTTGGCGAGTCAATACGCAAGTTGTCCCGGCTCTTGCTTCTATCGCGCATCCGAaacttcttgaacaatCCCCGATTCTTCCTATGTTCAGGTGGATCAAGAATATTAACCTTAACATCTCTGTTGATACCACCGTCTTCCGATTCTAACAgactggtggtgctggtcgTTTGAGCCAGCAGGTTAATAAGCGATGACTCAGACGAGTTCGACTTATTATGACGCCGCAAAAAACCCGGTCGAAATGATGGCGATATTGGAGCCTATATGACTGGTTAGTACGTTCGtggctctgcctccggcggctggggctccgccccagaccccactgctcctctcactcCGCTCGAGTAGGGCGTCGGCGGTCCCAACTGCGGAATACTTACTCCTTGGAATGTAGTTTTGGACCCACTTTCGAAGGTGGACATCGGTCGCTGCTTTGGCTGGGACATTCTTGGGCGTGGCTGTACTGTCTCGTACGAGGCTTTCTGGTCGATAGGGTTCGAGATGATTCTTTCTAATGGAGAGGTCGTTAGAGTGTCTTCAGCTGCAAGCACAGGTCGTGGCTCGTCCAGTGAGTTCGAGATTCGTGGAAATTCTGTCACTGATGATGGTCGTCCAGTTCGTGGCGACAGTTCCGTTGGGGGTATCAGGGTATTATTCGTGTAAACATTATTTTCGTTAAAGTTAGTAATATTGTTAGGGTTACTGTCGTTAGAAGTTGTCGAGTTGGTGGATGCTGACTTGTCCAATAGTTTTCGCAGGTTATGAATAAACCGCGATGGGCTGGTGTCGTATTCTTCGTTTCTCGTCGAAAAAGGTCCGAGTTCTTTTAGTTTCTGATAATTTACAAGGGAAAGGAACTGGGCTCCCTGGATATTACGCGTGCGAAACGTGCTTATCCAGTCAGGGCCAAATTTATTGGCCTCTAACCATTGACAAACTCTTTCGTTGGTCCAGTCACTGGGCTCGTTTGCTCTCCATGACACAGCGGCTGGACTAACTACTATTGACTGTGATCGAACTTTCGTAGCTGGAGGTGTCTGAACAGGTATCTCGTTAGAAACAGACCCTATCGTGCTGATACTACCAGTTTCCAGCCTGCTGGCATGTGATGGCAAATAGTTGGGTAGCGCACTCGTAGAACTACCAGACCCTATGCTACCAACATTGCTATGGCTGGTGACGTCGGTATATGTAGTTAATGGAGCAGCAGGTGTTGGAGAATATGTCGTAATAGGCGATGGAGCACCTTGATATCGTGTATACTTCAGTGGAGTCGACATTAGAGGAGAAGAGTTTGCTGAAGACATGATTCTCGAGCCAGGATGCCCACTAAGTGTCGAGCCGGCACCAGTATTGCCCCCAGTGCCAAACCCGCTGCCACTTCCAACTGGAGGTGAACTCATAGGAAATCCAGGACTGGACTCAAAACCACCACTGGCAGAGATATAA
The Sugiyamaella lignohabitans strain CBS 10342 chromosome A, complete sequence genome window above contains:
- the SEC15 gene encoding Sec15p (Essential 113 kDa subunit of the exocyst complex; the exocyst mediates polarized targeting and tethering of post-Golgi secretory vesicles to active sites of exocytosis prior to SNARE-mediated fusion; interacts with and functions as a downstream effector of active, GTP-bound Sec4p, a Rab family GTPase; GO_component: GO:0005935 - cellular bud neck [Evidence IDA] [PMID 16478783]; GO_component: GO:0005934 - cellular bud tip [Evidence IDA] [PMID 16478783]; GO_component: GO:0005737 - cytoplasm [Evidence IEA,IEA]; GO_component: GO:0000145 - exocyst [Evidence IEA]; GO_component: GO:0000145 - exocyst [Evidence IDA] [PMID 1512289]; GO_component: GO:0000145 - exocyst [Evidence IDA] [PMID 7615633]; GO_component: GO:0000145 - exocyst [Evidence IDA] [PMID 8978675]; GO_component: GO:0000131 - incipient cellular bud site [Evidence IDA] [PMID 16478783]; GO_component: GO:0043332 - mating projection tip [Evidence IDA] [PMID 19053807]; GO_component: GO:0016020 - membrane [Evidence IEA]; GO_component: GO:0005886 - plasma membrane [Evidence IEA,IEA]; GO_component: GO:0005628 - prospore membrane [Evidence IDA] [PMID 24390141]; GO_function: GO:0017137 - Rab GTPase binding [Evidence IDA] [PMID 10022848]; GO_process: GO:0006893 - Golgi to plasma membrane transport [Evidence IGI,IMP] [PMID 7026045]; GO_process: GO:0006887 - exocytosis [Evidence IEA]; GO_process: GO:0006887 - exocytosis [Evidence IMP] [PMID 6996832]; GO_process: GO:0015031 - protein transport [Evidence IEA]; GO_process: GO:0006810 - transport [Evidence IEA]; GO_process: GO:0006904 - vesicle docking involved in exocytosis [Evidence IEA]; GO_process: GO:0090522 - vesicle tethering involved in exocytosis [Evidence IC] [PMID 8978675]), translated to MSLANSRPVGSTDDHVRPHAKSLNGDLSISSTTLVQDDSFKDMKLQLQQLLLSTDFVIQSKVSGVGAGRRRVVGTPSDDYLEQLAPIIRDSMKKGNTSELVDTLEGLQRLKDREINQICSGDHNEYMASVEQLSEVARDANSMKEKVAMIANNVSQSGVKLALAKKKYLKTQQCHGNISSAIEAVEACLLVLELTNNVHQLLKEKRKFAALKSLDDLRNIHLKEVSDFGFAQLVERSLPALTKMVRTKTISDTDQWLSELSSKSPTIGKDIFERVLQQKHEWKKYTQSAPHYRKYKFNSPAELSFRESHVNYLTSDAIEMDFSILYESVLVHSSLGLLPQFQRHFETDRKIQRDYLVPNSLSPFSADNAEQSLDEVANIFHAVAGFCIIDRIISRRLPTLRLSREVDDIWESLSNKIDTILTSHITKIRDPELLRGYKRLLGTLLNAMQTFGFDTSKVEEIILKLFKWYSKMLADDFEKLFLQNLQRDDYMPMVVESPEIYDEICRVAWYKPDPNDRKRPFPKPVPFSEIYPFCCTEVRTFVNHHQSFLDELQHDPVQIEDVLQSSLDGLLSNVVCKTFEERLQSTTREQIVQILINLEYFESASVELEKKLAGERISDRRGKISLEATAAFAKARKKAEGRIFELLNSVVDNFLDLADYDWGTTELTDRPSSYLVDMAKFLKTMVNSSLVNLPRSIKSFVYFDAFDHLSSSLLQFLLDSGENITLASVANFDVDVKYLDQFVNELGADANDLSITTTVTELRQNVDLLLNGSIEDYVDPLIRMKKYDRVKPENAQALFAKISHAKQQEQLGSEGDSSTTTSNGRLSQLSIRESFSSASASLSPKLPSPSSSKLMKMYQKGVGKLNDRVN
- the BCK1 gene encoding mitogen-activated protein kinase kinase kinase BCK1, yielding MQGTIFWMAPEVVHNVVHNARQGYSAKVDVWSLGCVLLEMFAGRRPWSTDEAIGAMYKLGTSRQAPPIPEDTKPFVSALGKDFLDQCFTIDAEKRPTAQRLLHHVFCMVDPDFSFQETKLGEMIKFNSKKRDRIKH
- the BCK1 gene encoding mitogen-activated protein kinase kinase kinase BCK1: MRDRSKSRDNLRIDSPTSPLYNIPVQKKTSPFKAVDKFIFLDPKYRPQKEAVPSLGKQTILATIDNKTFTAISIPDMSSVAKVKSVVATELGLDVHNIVVHLTEFGCQKGQALEDSMLHDVLHTSYSHQMSDCIKLFVSSTSSSLSDPHKSSSSLSLSDLSPQNEPFQFLNTPSHMLHDGGNSANTDYFKINTQNQQEKVKSPVKIHVSSDSNAPTIRLVPHEGDSGGTNPGGVATGTATTTALNEQQTGVPKTQYRPSDDSFKVIRPARREINFDDRRPSPYERKASSNLVALRDPPPPPVSRSQSIKSLTRSQSIKSVTSLKRQGTVDKKNSSSLSKEAKTSVGTPPPTSQSSLSAATKPASSTPPNTKVTLNTKDVPPNTSVKTYSPGQSETLIPMPYVGNTSQNAVARKPVRKGSDSLTGSRSPSTLSVNTSMLTPNEGNSNSSSSDNGTMVPIFKMPEFGRPSPLGPSTEKSMGPDEKFAENEISFEGAPAFDDDDDDDSSDDDGLWAKKPPTLVEPKPELHVETTSSPVSHPALSPVTPYKSSSTIASPVRIVDEYGTSWAVRPPPEVVYDNMDRFFPNTDLDQPIIDDDPLSPIASSAVETENATLTTSGGLAPVTEPKESPVHQSKPWRIQPVKIREQRAAKPTAAAAAASAATTLPASTQQDTERKLSVAEAITSDAHNGPTVTNSKFPAAKLRVPTRMKSLRIVAREASEARKRFSSANASGLPTSGALLRRKSTKMWGQKVVEMKPNEIRDGNLSTLRDQKGEFKQFVWVKGELIGKGTFGKVYLALNATTGEMMAVKQVEVPQSISDKDSERQKEVVGALHSEVETLKDLDHLNIVQYLGFEALPDVYNLFLEYVPGGSVGRCLRMYGRFEEPIIKSLTHQVLDGLSYLHSRGILHRVSKSTMGFVRFMCNSLWFDILRNDIIKY